Part of the Benincasa hispida cultivar B227 chromosome 11, ASM972705v1, whole genome shotgun sequence genome, GGGGATATGTGTGAATATGCACATGGAGTGTTTGAGTGTTGGCTACATCCAGCACAGTATCGAACACGTCTTTGCAAGGATGGCACCAGTTGCAATAGGCGGGTCTGCTTCTTTGCTCACACCAATGAAGAACTAAGGCCATTGTATGTGTCCACTGGATCTGCTGTCCCTTCCCCACGATCAATTGGGTCTGCACCAACTGTAATGGATATGGCTACTGCATTGGGTCTTCTGCCTGGTTCCCCCTCATCAGTGGCTGCTTTATCTCCATCACCATTTACTCAATCCATGTCTCCCTCTTCTAATGGGGTTTCTCACTCTTCTGTGAACTGGCAGCAGCCAAATGTGCCGACTCTTCATCTACCAGGAAGTAACCTTCAATCCAGCCGGTTGCGATCATCTCTGAATGCCAGGGATATGCCTCTGGAGGATTTGAATGGCTTGCCAGACTATGACAACCAGCCACGGATTTTGAACGATTTGAACTGTTTCTCTCAGCCTCGTCCGAGTGCTGTGTCTGTTAGCCGATCGGGCTGGACCCAAACACTAACTCCTAACAACCTTGAAGAGCTTTTTTCTTCTGAGATTTCTTCGTCTCCCAGATTTTCTGATCCAGCTGCCAATGTCTTTTCCCCTACTCGGAAATCAAATATGCTAAACCAATTCCAGCAGCAGCAGCAGAACATGTTGTCACCTATCAATACAAACATTATGTCCCCTAAGAATGTTGATCATCATTTGTTGCAGGCCTCTTTTGGAGTTTCATCCCCGGGAAGGATGTCGCCGAGAAGCACTGAGCCACTGTCCCCAATGGGATCTAGGTTCTCTGCCTTTGTACAGCGTGAGAAGCAACATCTTCGCACTCTCAGTTCAAGGGAGCTCGGATCTAATGTCCCAAACTCATTAATCGGATCTCCTGTCAGTTCTTTGCCTAAATGGGGGTCCCCCAATGGAAAGGTAGATTGGTCGGTTGGTAAGAATGAACTGGGTCAACTGAGAAGGTCATCTTCTTTTGAAATGGGAAATAATGGGGAGGAGCCTGACTTATCATGGGTTCAATCCTTGGTGAAGGAATCCCCACCTGAGATGCTAAAAGAGAAGCTGGCAGTGCCCGGGATGGGTGCTGCGGCATCCGGTGAGGGTCTAACTACTACTAAATCACAATTAGAATCCACTGATCATTCTGTGATAGGAGCTTGGCTTGAGCAGATGCAGCTTGATCAGCTTGTAGTGTAGTAcaacaataacaacaaaaaAAGAAGGCATTTTCATTTTACTCGTCTGAGATAGGTATTTTACCCTAAAATTCTTTCTGGGTAAAGGTGAAGGCAGGGTATGAACAGAGGTGAATATGATGATGTGGAGGAAGAATAGGAAGGAGGTTGGTTGGAAGAAGGGTCAGATTGATTACTCTACTCCTTAAGATCAATTCAATTACTTACCATTCATTATTTTACATCAGTCAAGTCCGTCATTCTCTGGGCCAAAGGAAACTTGTCCAGGTTCCATTATATTTCTCTCCCCCTTTTTTCTGCAATTTCATTTCCAACAAAGGCTTCTTGATTTAAAGCTGTAGAAACCAAgagcttttcttttctttttttctttttttcctttctatttttaatttttccatccatatataaaacaaaaagaagaggTTAATTATCTTTCAGGAGGAGGATGATGATGTGTACTGCCTAAAGATTGTCCAATTTGTTGAGTTTCCTCTACGTTGATGTAAAACTTTTATtctgaagttttttttttttttttttattattattattataattataactattgtattatttattaattatattattatattaaaaaaatctgtGTATTGGAAATGTTGATGGTGTGGTGTGTGTTGATGTGAGATTTTGTTTCTtaggagaaaggaaaaggatGGAGGATCTGTTAAAGTGGCATTCTCCCAAATAGGATGTTGATTGCTTtgattgaaacttcaaatttggagtttcatatttaaataatgtgaAGATGGATAGTGattgaatatatttattattattattattattattattattattattattattgtggaATGGATATAGATAGAGATGTTGAATTGTTCATAAGGGTGTGGGTGTAATTGTCCAACTACTTGTGTGTCCCATGGTTGAAGTGGGTAGGCAAGACTTTTTAAGTGGGTTGCTTTGCTTTGCTTGGCTGCCTTTTTACTTTTGGGATGACATTTTGATTGACTTTTGTAGGACCCACAAAAAAATTTCTATTAAATGATTTATtgatatattcatttatttggtGGACTTTATATAATTCCTTTTATGTATCgaacataatttttaaattaagattatGCTGTTCATTTTGACATTTATTTCTTGGCCTGATTTTCAACttttggatttttattttaccttttataatgcttatattagttttttttaaagattattaTGTTGGTCTACTATgtttgattttccaatttttatttcattttatgattTCTCGCTTGAATGTATTCTTTCCCGTATGTTATTTACTGTGATTCCCTTTTTTAATTCATTAGGTCATGGTTATATCAATCGTTTAGTtctattttataacaattttgtatttttaaatgaacACTTTTGGAGCTTGGCCTTGTATTTGgtagaaaatggaaaataaaataaagaaattcgTGAGTGGAAATAGTGATTATGAGTTTCAtttgcaaaaattaaaaaccaacaCCTAAAGGCCATTGATAATGAATTAACTTCACTTAATTTACTTGGCAAGGGTTTCACACTTTTCTTTGAGACATTTAAAAACTACTTACCATTTTTAGTTTTCGAAACATGGTGGCTTAGTCTGGTGATGCTTGCTAAGCAATTCGGTTAGTTCGATATACCCACACCCTCGTCAATAAGGATCCTTGGGTTTTCAAGGATAGAGAATGGTAAACATTATTTTGTCTAGCCATCTCTTATTAATAAAAACGTTTTAGTTTCCTTTCTAGGAGCAGAGACGGATAAATGATTGAAGAGTGCATACAATTTTCTTAGGGATGAGGCATATTTCATTCTTGCCATTAGGGGTGTACATAGTTCAGGTTGGGccgggttggaagatttttgtggaccaacccaaaaattcgagTTAGTtaataatgaaccctattagttcttttttgaagggtcaatccaacccaatccaactcaaAATTTCCGGGTTGGGTcatcggtttttttttttttttttaatttttaatttgactttttttaacttatatatatatattcgggtcGAGTCGGGTTGACCCGACCCTGAAATGGGTAATCGAGACCCAACcggaatttaatattttttaacatttttaatccAACCCGAATTTGGGTTGGGTAATCCGGGTTGGTTGGGTTaccgggttttttgaacacccctacttgccATTCCTAGCAACAGACAAACTGGTGGATGAAGAAACTTATTGGGCTCTAAGAAATGCTTGCTAGTACACCAATGGAAATGTTGATCACTTCTTATATGACGAGAGAGTGGTGGTGTTCGATAACCCTCTACGAGGGGATACCGCATCCTTctaattactaaaaaaatattctagCTGGTTGCAAGTATTTGGAGGGTCGGTCTTCTGGAAAATTGTATAAAATGACCTAAAAAGTAAAAACtgatttctttctaaaatgtTATTGACCCTTTCGACATGTGAAATACCATTTTTCCTCCAATATTAAATGTTCTCTTCACTTATATTACTTACATCTTTTTTGTTCTTTCCATCTAACAACGGTAAAACGAAAATTCAAAATCATTCAAAACTAAAGATGTTTTAATAGTTATAAACATGGTAGGAAAGAATGCAAAAAATCGTATAAAAACGAGTGATCATTTAGTTAAAACGAAGCCGTATCGACAAAGATATGATAAGATACAACTCTATTTTTGCTAAATGACCATTCATTTTCATACGTTTTTTTGTTGTGTTCTTTCCAACCATGCATGTAAACTGAATAGAAGCTTAAATGatctttgattttattatttcaaaagtaaactttatttaagtttaaatgTTATAGtgtcatttatatttattattatttagcaTTTTGCTCAATTTACAAGCATAATCAGAAAGAACACGGAAAAACGTATAAAAACGAGTGGTCATTTAActaaaacaaagttgtattgataaaaatatgacaaaaacaaaattattgtgcatacaAAAGAGGTGGACAATCGCTGATGTCATGGTGGGTGATCACTTACATCATGGAGTGCAATTGCTttacaattttattctttttatattttcttcaatACAACTCCGTTTTAGTTAAATGACCACTCATTTTCATACattgttttgtgtgtttttttattatgCTTATAAATTGagcaaaatgttaaaaaataatgaatataaatgacattataacatttaaacTTAGATAAGATTTACTTTTGGAGTAATAAAGTCAAATATCATT contains:
- the LOC120090041 gene encoding zinc finger CCCH domain-containing protein 30-like is translated as MCGGPEQSNSASTTSPNSSNPKDMNHLTVDCEDSFYSLLELASDNDVEGFKRMMESDLFSLNKSGLWYVRQKGSKQVVHEHRTPLMVAATYGCVDVLKLILSYPEVDVNLSAGTDKSTALHCATSSGSVNAVDIVDLLLSAGADPSCKDVNGDRPVDVIFVHPKLQKQSTRFKLEEVLNNHSNGSMDVSCLHLSIKTPNSDSPPLSSSLEDEFPSPPKSISSPKFADGFGNSTKEKKEYPIDPSLPDIKNSIYATDEFRMFSFKVRPCSRAYSHDWTECPFVHPGENARRRDPRKFHYSCVPCPDFRKGACRRGDMCEYAHGVFECWLHPAQYRTRLCKDGTSCNRRVCFFAHTNEELRPLYVSTGSAVPSPRSIGSAPTVMDMATALGLLPGSPSSVAALSPSPFTQSMSPSSNGVSHSSVNWQQPNVPTLHLPGSNLQSSRLRSSLNARDMPLEDLNGLPDYDNQPRILNDLNCFSQPRPSAVSVSRSGWTQTLTPNNLEELFSSEISSSPRFSDPAANVFSPTRKSNMLNQFQQQQQNMLSPINTNIMSPKNVDHHLLQASFGVSSPGRMSPRSTEPLSPMGSRFSAFVQREKQHLRTLSSRELGSNVPNSLIGSPVSSLPKWGSPNGKVDWSVGKNELGQLRRSSSFEMGNNGEEPDLSWVQSLVKESPPEMLKEKLAVPGMGAAASGEGLTTTKSQLESTDHSVIGAWLEQMQLDQLVV